The following is a genomic window from Sphingomonas sinipercae.
GATGCTCCTCGTGATCGTCTACGTCGGCGCGGTCGCGGTGCTGTTCCTGTTCGTGGTGATGATGCTGAACGTCGATTTCGGGCAGCTTCGCTCCGGCTTCACCCGCAACCTGCCGCTGGGGCTTCTGGTCGCGCTCGTCCTGCTTGCGGAAATCGTCATTGCGGTGAACGCTTGGAAGGCGGGACCGATCTTGAGCGGTGCGGCGCCGCCGGCAGCCGAAGTGCAACCGAACATCATCGCTTTCGGCGAGCTCCTTTACAGCCGCTACCTGTTGCCGTTCGAACTTGCCGGCCTGATCCTGCTGGTGGCGATGATCGGCGCCATCGTCCTCACGCACCGAAGCCGCGGCGACACGCGCGGGCAAAAGCCGTCCAAGCAGATATCGCGCGTTCCCGGCGAAGCGGTGAAGAACCTCAATCCCGGCGTGGGCGAAGGGATGAAGCTGTGATCGGCCTGGTCCACTATCTCACCGTTGCCGCGATCCTGTTCGTGCTGGGCGTGCTCGGCATCTTCCTCAACCGCCGCAACGTCATCCTGATGCTGATGGCGATCGAGCTGATCCTGCTGGCGGTGAACATCAACCTGGTTGCGTTCAGCGCCTACCTTGGCGACCTCACCGGCCAGGTGATGGCAATGTTCGTCCTGACCGTCGCCGCCGCTGAAGCCGCTATCGGCCTTGCCATCCTCGTCATCTTCTTCCGCCGCCGCGGCTCTATCGCCGTCGATCTCGCCAGCCGGATGCACGGCTGATGATCCAGCTGATCGTCTTCCTGCCGCTGATCGCGGCCATCGTCGCCGGCCTTGGCGGGCGCTGGATTGGCAACGTTCCGGCCAAGGTCGTCACCACGGGTGCGCTTTTCGTTTCCTGCGCGCTGAGCTGGCCGATCTTCCTCGGATTCCTGTCCGGCGATTACCATGGCGGCTGGGTCGAACCGGTGCTGCAGTGGATCAATTCGGGCGACCTGCAGGTGCAATGGTCGCTGCGCGTGGACACGCTGACGGCGGTCATGCTCGTCGTCGTCACCACCGTCTCCAGCCTCGTCCACCTCTACAGCTGGGGGTATATGGAGGAGGACCCGAGCCAGCCGCGATTCTTCGCTTACCTGTCGCTGTTCACCTTCGCGATGCTGATGCTGGTGACCGCCGACAACCTCGTGCAGATGTTCTTCGGCTGGGAAGGGGTCGGCCTCGCGTCCTACCTGCTGATCGGCTTCTGGTATCACAAGCCCACCGCCAACGCGGCGGCGATGAAGGCCTTCGTCGTCAATCGCGTTGGCGACTTCGGCTTCAGCCTGGGCATCTTCGGCACCTTCCTCGTGTTCGGCACCGTCTCGATCCCGGCAATCCTGGCCGCGGCGCCCGGAATGGCCGGCTCGACCATCGGTTTTGCCGGCATGCACATCGACACGATGACCTTGCTCTGCCTGCTTCTGTTCGTCGGGGCTTGCGGCAAGTCGGCGCAGCTTGGCCTCCACACCTGGTTGCCGGACGCAATGGAAGGCCCGACCCCGGTCAGCGCGCTGATCCACGCCGCGACGATGGTCACCGCCGGCGTCTTTATGGTCTGCCGCTTGTCGCCGATGTTCGAGGTCAGCCAGGCGGCGCTCAACGTCGTTACCTACGTCGGCGCGATCACCTGCTTTGTCGCCGCCACCATCGGTACGGCCCAGAACGACATCAAGCGCGTCATCGCTTATTCGACGATGTCGCAGCTCGGCTACATGTTCTTCGCCGCCGGAGTCGGCGCTTACGGCGCGGCGATGTTCCACCTGTTCACCCACGCCTTCTTCAAGGCGTTGCTGTTCCTCGGCGCGGGCTCGGTGATCCACGCGATGCACCACGAACAGGACATGCGTTACTACGGCGCCCTGCGTAAGGAGATTCCGTTCACTTTCTGGGTGATGGTGATGGGCACGTTGGCGATCACCGGCGTCGGAATCTTCGGCGTCGGCTTCGCCGGCTATCACTCCAAGGATGCGATCCTCGAGAGCGCCTTCGCCAGTGGCAGCGTGGCAGGCGGCGTGGCCTTCTTCCTCGGTGGGGTAGCGGCGCTGCTGACCAGTTTCTATTCGTGGCGCCTGATCTTCCTGACCTTCTTCGGCAAGGCCCGCTGGGCCTCGTCGGAGCATATCCAGCACGCGGTCCATGGCGATCACGATCACCCGTCGGAAGAGCATGGCGACAGCTCTCACGCCAAGGGGATGCCGCCCGAAGGCACCGCCGGCTATCACCCGCACGAAAGCCCGCTGTCGATGCTCATCCCGCTTGGGCTTCTCGCGCTCGGCGCGATCGCGGCCGGCTTCGTCTTCAGCCACTATTTCCTGGAATCGGCCGAATTCTGGAACGGGAGCGTCGCGTTCGACGAGCATCTGGCCCACGCGATGCACGAGGCGCCGCTGTGGGTGAAATTCACCGCTACGGTGGCCATGCTCGCCGGGCTGCTGATCGCCTGGAACAACTACATCCGCCGTCCGGACGCCGCCGCCGGCTTCGTCCGAACCATGCCCGCGGTCCATCGCTTCGTGCTCAACAAATGGTATTTCGACGAGTTGTACGACCGGGTCTTCGTCCGGCCCGCGGTCTGGCTCGGCGGCCTGTTCTGGAAGCGCGGTGACGAGCAGACGATCGACCGCTTTGGGCCGCACGGCGCGGCTTATGCGGTTGGCGTCGGCAATCGGTTCACGACCCGGCTCCAGTCCGGCTACCTCTACAGCTACGCGCTGGTGATGCTGCTCGGCCTCATCGGCGCGGCGAGCTGGGCAATCTGGTGGGCGCAATGACCGGCTTGCCAATACTGTCCCTGCTGATCGCAGTGCCGATGATCGCGGCGCTCATCTGCCTGTTCGTCAATGCCAGCACGGCCCGCTGGCTGGCGCTGGCCGCGACGCTGATCGATTTCGCTCTTGGCATCGCCATGTGGGTCGGCTTCAACCCCGACCGAGCGCAATGGCAGTTCGTCGAAGCCGCGGACCTTGGCGGTGGCATCAGCTGGGCGCTCGGCATCGACGGCATTGCGCTGATGCTGATCATGCTCAGCGTATTCCTGATGCCCATCTGCATCGGCGCCAGCTGGCGCGCGATCGAGCGGCGCGTGCCCGAATACATGTCGGCCTTCCTGCTGATGGAAGCGCTGATGATCGGCGTCTTCGCGGCCCAGGACCTGTTCCTGTTCTACATCTTCTTCGAAGGCGGCCTGATCCCGATGTATCTGATCATCGGCATCTGGGGCGGGGCCGAGCGGATCAAGGCCAGCTACAAGTTCTTCCTCTACACGCTGCTCGGCTCGGTGCTGATGCTGATCGCAATGATCTACATGGCGACCACCGCGGGCACGACGAACATCCCGGCGCTGATGGCCTATGATTTCCCGCCGGAGGTGCAGCAGTGGCTATGGCTCGCCTTCTTCGCCAGCTTTGCGGTCAAGATGCCAATGTGGCCGGTCCACACCTGGCTGCCCGACGCGCACGTGCAGGCGCCGACCGCCGGGTCGGTGATCCTCGCCGGCGTGCTCCTGAAGATGGGCGGCTACGGCTTCGTCCGCTTCTCGCTGCCGATGTTCCCGGACGCTTCGGCGCAGTTCATTCCGTTGGTCTTCATCCTGTCGGGCATCGCCATCGTCTACACCTCGCTGGTGGCGCTGGTGCAGCGCGACATGAAGAAGCTGATCGCTTATTCCTCGGTCGCCCACATGGCGTTCGTCACCTTCGGCCTGTTCGCGCTGAACCGGCAGGGGATCGAGGGCGCGCTGATCGTGATGCTCAGCCACGGCCTCGTCTCGGGCGCGCTCTTCCTGTGCGTCGGCGTCATCTACGACCGCCTGCACACCCGCGAGATCGCGCAATATGGCGGGCTGTCGAACAACATGCCCGGCTATGCCCTGCTGTTCATGCTGTTCACGATGGCCAGCGTCGGGCTTCCCGGCACCAGCGGTTTCGTCGGCGAATTCCTGAGCCTGATGGGCACGTTCGAAATGTCCACTTGGGCAGCGATCGTCGCCACTACCGGCATCATCCTCGGCGCCGTCTACATGCTCTACCTTTACTGGCGCATCGCTTTCGGCGCCGCGCGCACTGCGGAGGCGGCGCAGATGGTCGACCTGTCCGCGCGCGAATGGTGGCTGCTGGCGCCGATCGCGGCCGGTGTGTTGTGGATGGGCGTCTATCCGGAAAGCTTCATGCGCCCAATGCGCGCCGATGTGGGCCGCCTGCTCGAGCGGCTGGAGCCGGCAACGCCCAAGGGTGACGCCAACCCGACCGCCGGCAAGGGAGCGCCCGCGCCCGCGCATGGGGAGGCGCACCACTAATGGATTATTTGGCTCCGATTTTGCCCGAAGCGATCCTCGCCATCGGCGGGATCGTGCTGATGATGGCCGCCGCTTTCGCCGGGCGGAAGGGCGCCGGCGCGATCAGCTGGGCGGCGGTTGCCTTGCTCATCGCGGCCACCGTCGCGCTGATCGGCGCGCCGTCCACCACCGGCCCGATCTTCGGCGGGCTGATGTCGGCCGACTGGTTCGGGTCGTTTGGCAAGGCGCTGATGTTCCCGGCCGCGGCCATTGCCATCCTGCTCGCCCACGGTTGGTTCGAGCGCGGCGCCGAGCACGGCAGCGAATATCCGGTGCTGATCCTGTTCAGCTCCGTCGGCGCCGCCGTCATGGTGTCGGCAACCAACCTGATCACGCTCTATGTCGGGCTCGAGCTGTTGAGCCTGTCGAGTTACGTGCTCGCGTCCTACCGCCGCACCGACGACCGCTCGGCCGAAGCGGGCCTTAAATATTTCGTGCTCGGCGCGCTTGCCAGCGGCATCCTGCTTTACGGCATTTCGCTGCTCTACGGCTTTACCGGCACGATGAGCTTCGCCGGCCTTTCTGCGGCCTTCGCGCGGGAGGGCACGCCGTCGCTCGGATTGCTGTTCGGCCTGGTCTTTCTGCTCGCGGGCATCGCGTTCAAGGCCAGCGCGGTGCCGTTCCACATGTGGACGCCCGACGTCTACGAAGGCGCGCCGACGCCGGTCACCGCTTACTTTGCGACCGCGCCGAAGATTGCCGCGATCCTGCTCGGCGTTCGCGTCTGCCTCGAAGGCCTCGGGCCGGCCATCGATGCGTGGCGGCAGATCATCATCTTCGCGGCGCTCGCCTCCATCTTCCTCGGCGCCGTTGCCGCCTATGGTCAGACCAACATCAAGCGGCTGCTTGCCTATTCGTCGATCAACAACGTCGGCTTCGCGCTGATCGGCCTTGCCGCCGGCGGACAGGCGGGTGCGGCATCGGTCTTGTTCTACATGGCGGTCTATGTCGTGATGACGATCGGCGCGTTCATCTGCGTGTTGTGGATGCGCGGCCCGGACGGCGAATCGGTCGAGGATCTCGCCAGCCTGTCGGGCCTGTCGCAAACCCGGCCCGCTTTCGCCGCCGCGCTTGCCGTCTTCATGTTCAGCCTCGCCGGGATCCCGCCGCTGTTCGGCTTCTGGGCCAAGCTGGTGGTGTTCAATGCCGCGGTTGACGCCGGGCTGTTGGCGCTTGCTGTCGCCGGGATCGTCGGCACCGTCGTCGGCGCTTATTATTACCTGCGCATAGTCAAGATCCTCTATTTCGACGATCCGGCCGGCACGATGCCGCGGGTGCGCGCTCCGCTGGAAGGCGCGCTGATGTTCATCGCGGCGGTTGCCGTTTCGCCGCTTGGCTACCTGCTGATCGGGCCGCTCAACGATCTGACCGCTCGCGCCGCGGGGTCGCTCTTCTGAGCCGAATCCGAATCGTCGAGCGGACCGGCTCGACCAACGCGGACCTCCTCGCCGACTCCAATAGCCGCGAAGGCGACTGGCTGGTCGCGCTGGCGCAGGACTCCGGCCGTGGCCGCCAGGGGCGAAGCTGGGTAGCCCAGCCGGGCAACTTCTTCGGCAGCACCGTCGTCGAGCTCAAGCCGGGCGACCCGGCGCCCCAGTCCCTGTCCCTGGTCGCAAGCCTCGCCTTGGTCGAGGCGGTGGACGTAGCGGCGCCCGGCGCTGCCACCATGCTCAAGTGGCCCAATGACCTGCTGCTCAACGGCGCCAAGTTCGCCGGCATACTGCTGGAGCGTTCCGGCGACCGGGTGATCGTCGGCATCGGCGTCAACCTTGCCG
Proteins encoded in this region:
- a CDS encoding NADH-quinone oxidoreductase subunit J, giving the protein MIALIAFYLFATVTIASAICVIFARNPVHSVLWLIVAFFNAAGLMLLVGAEFIAMLLVIVYVGAVAVLFLFVVMMLNVDFGQLRSGFTRNLPLGLLVALVLLAEIVIAVNAWKAGPILSGAAPPAAEVQPNIIAFGELLYSRYLLPFELAGLILLVAMIGAIVLTHRSRGDTRGQKPSKQISRVPGEAVKNLNPGVGEGMKL
- the nuoK gene encoding NADH-quinone oxidoreductase subunit NuoK, giving the protein MIGLVHYLTVAAILFVLGVLGIFLNRRNVILMLMAIELILLAVNINLVAFSAYLGDLTGQVMAMFVLTVAAAEAAIGLAILVIFFRRRGSIAVDLASRMHG
- the nuoL gene encoding NADH-quinone oxidoreductase subunit L; this translates as MIQLIVFLPLIAAIVAGLGGRWIGNVPAKVVTTGALFVSCALSWPIFLGFLSGDYHGGWVEPVLQWINSGDLQVQWSLRVDTLTAVMLVVVTTVSSLVHLYSWGYMEEDPSQPRFFAYLSLFTFAMLMLVTADNLVQMFFGWEGVGLASYLLIGFWYHKPTANAAAMKAFVVNRVGDFGFSLGIFGTFLVFGTVSIPAILAAAPGMAGSTIGFAGMHIDTMTLLCLLLFVGACGKSAQLGLHTWLPDAMEGPTPVSALIHAATMVTAGVFMVCRLSPMFEVSQAALNVVTYVGAITCFVAATIGTAQNDIKRVIAYSTMSQLGYMFFAAGVGAYGAAMFHLFTHAFFKALLFLGAGSVIHAMHHEQDMRYYGALRKEIPFTFWVMVMGTLAITGVGIFGVGFAGYHSKDAILESAFASGSVAGGVAFFLGGVAALLTSFYSWRLIFLTFFGKARWASSEHIQHAVHGDHDHPSEEHGDSSHAKGMPPEGTAGYHPHESPLSMLIPLGLLALGAIAAGFVFSHYFLESAEFWNGSVAFDEHLAHAMHEAPLWVKFTATVAMLAGLLIAWNNYIRRPDAAAGFVRTMPAVHRFVLNKWYFDELYDRVFVRPAVWLGGLFWKRGDEQTIDRFGPHGAAYAVGVGNRFTTRLQSGYLYSYALVMLLGLIGAASWAIWWAQ
- a CDS encoding NADH-quinone oxidoreductase subunit M, translated to MTGLPILSLLIAVPMIAALICLFVNASTARWLALAATLIDFALGIAMWVGFNPDRAQWQFVEAADLGGGISWALGIDGIALMLIMLSVFLMPICIGASWRAIERRVPEYMSAFLLMEALMIGVFAAQDLFLFYIFFEGGLIPMYLIIGIWGGAERIKASYKFFLYTLLGSVLMLIAMIYMATTAGTTNIPALMAYDFPPEVQQWLWLAFFASFAVKMPMWPVHTWLPDAHVQAPTAGSVILAGVLLKMGGYGFVRFSLPMFPDASAQFIPLVFILSGIAIVYTSLVALVQRDMKKLIAYSSVAHMAFVTFGLFALNRQGIEGALIVMLSHGLVSGALFLCVGVIYDRLHTREIAQYGGLSNNMPGYALLFMLFTMASVGLPGTSGFVGEFLSLMGTFEMSTWAAIVATTGIILGAVYMLYLYWRIAFGAARTAEAAQMVDLSAREWWLLAPIAAGVLWMGVYPESFMRPMRADVGRLLERLEPATPKGDANPTAGKGAPAPAHGEAHH
- the nuoN gene encoding NADH-quinone oxidoreductase subunit NuoN, producing MDYLAPILPEAILAIGGIVLMMAAAFAGRKGAGAISWAAVALLIAATVALIGAPSTTGPIFGGLMSADWFGSFGKALMFPAAAIAILLAHGWFERGAEHGSEYPVLILFSSVGAAVMVSATNLITLYVGLELLSLSSYVLASYRRTDDRSAEAGLKYFVLGALASGILLYGISLLYGFTGTMSFAGLSAAFAREGTPSLGLLFGLVFLLAGIAFKASAVPFHMWTPDVYEGAPTPVTAYFATAPKIAAILLGVRVCLEGLGPAIDAWRQIIIFAALASIFLGAVAAYGQTNIKRLLAYSSINNVGFALIGLAAGGQAGAASVLFYMAVYVVMTIGAFICVLWMRGPDGESVEDLASLSGLSQTRPAFAAALAVFMFSLAGIPPLFGFWAKLVVFNAAVDAGLLALAVAGIVGTVVGAYYYLRIVKILYFDDPAGTMPRVRAPLEGALMFIAAVAVSPLGYLLIGPLNDLTARAAGSLF
- a CDS encoding biotin--[acetyl-CoA-carboxylase] ligase, with translation MVERTGSTNADLLADSNSREGDWLVALAQDSGRGRQGRSWVAQPGNFFGSTVVELKPGDPAPQSLSLVASLALVEAVDVAAPGAATMLKWPNDLLLNGAKFAGILLERSGDRVIVGIGVNLAAAPALPDRRVDHLDGRITPQAFAPLLAGSMAKMLGLWRATAPDAFACAWLARAHPVGTELKVHSEEAEAIEGRFDGIDPDGTLRLRLADGSVRAIHAADVSLS